The Zingiber officinale cultivar Zhangliang chromosome 9A, Zo_v1.1, whole genome shotgun sequence genome window below encodes:
- the LOC122019542 gene encoding zinc finger protein 8-like — MSEREARDFMSTVDSFAQLPFIRQAAPRSAAASNASAIRLFGIEVPHCQNAKEDITKDHATVAAAASAATSVNGESVRKFECHYCRRQFPTSQALGGHQNAHKRERQNAKRAHFQAHLSPMAIDGRHHVFDLFSFHRQYPPPPWHHHASAFFAGIGAVGQPISSSPLPAILRAHGGVPHVESRMPAVPLIMRGSGDRTESSGGGGHGIVNGNSLTAVASSPSSAPPRSQIGFQFMPTAKENVSLDLRL; from the coding sequence ATGAGCGAGCGCGAGGCGCGCGACTTCATGAGCACGGTCGATTCCTTTGCGCAGCTTCCCTTCATCCGCCAGGCCGCTCCGAGATCTGCAGCCGCCAGCAACGCTTCGGCCATCCGCCTCTTCGGCATCGAAGTCCCTCACTGTCAGAACGCCAAAGAAGACATCACCAAAGACCACGCCACCGTCGCTGCCGCCGCCTCCGCCGCCACGTCCGTCAACGGTGAGAGCGTGCGCAAGTTCGAGTGCCACTACTGCCGCCGGCAATTCCCGACCTCGCAAGCCCTAGGCGGGCACCAAAACGCCCACAAGCGCGAGCGCCAGAACGCGAAGCGGGCTCACTTCCAGGCCCACCTCAGCCCTATGGCCATCGACGGCCGCCACCACGTCTTCGATCTCTTTAGCTTTCACCGCCAGTACCCCCCTCCTCCGTGGCACCACCATGCAAGTGCTTTCTTCGCCGGAATCGGTGCGGTGGGCCAGCCCATCAGCAGCAGCCCGCTGCCGGCGATCTTGCGCGCTCACGGCGGGGTGCCCCACGTGGAGTCGCGGATGCCGGCGGTGCCACTGATAATGAGAGGATCAGGAGATCGAACGGAGTCGAGCGGCGGAGGCGGCCATGGCATTGTAAATGGTAACAGTTTAACTGCTGTAGCATCTTCGCCTTCTTCTGCGCCTCCCAGATCCCAAATCGGGTTCCAATTCATGCCAACTGCCAAGGAGAACGTGAGTTTGGATTTACGCCTGTGA